From Aneurinibacillus sp. REN35, a single genomic window includes:
- a CDS encoding glutamate decarboxylase, protein MWTVIYIAPSAKIAERIQDKLTGEGFLVKVRQAGISKQYEILVPAGEVNEVQEVLSTILH, encoded by the coding sequence GTCATCTATATCGCCCCAAGCGCCAAAATTGCAGAACGAATTCAAGATAAGCTTACAGGGGAAGGATTCCTTGTAAAAGTTCGTCAAGCCGGTATCTCCAAGCAGTACGAAATTCTTGTTCCCGCAGGAGAAGTAAATGAAGTACAAGAAGTACTCAGTACGATTCTGCATTGA